Within the Bacillus sp. FSL K6-3431 genome, the region TAAAGAAGGGGAAGAAGTTCAAGTAAAAGTACTATCTGTAGATCGCGATAATGAAAGAATATCATTATCTATAAAGGAAACATTACCTGGACCATGGGCGAAAGTGGAAGAAAAGGCACCTAAAGGCACAATCCTAGAAGGTACCGTAAAGCGTCTTGTATCGTTTGGTGCATTTGTAGAAGTATTTCCAGGTGTAGAAGGCTTGGTGCATATTTCACAAATATCGCATAAACATATTGGAACGCCACACGAGGTATTGCAAGAAGGAGAACAAGTAAAGGTTCAAGTTCTAGAGGCTAATGAAAATGATCAAAGACTTTCATTAAGTATGAAAGAGCTAGAAGAATCTGAATATAACTCAAATAATTATGAAGTACCTGAAGAAACGAAAGGTTTTCAACTAAGTGATATGATCGGTGATAAATTGAAGAACTTTAAAAAATAAAAGGAGAGCTGTCACTGCTTTGCTTAATCAAAAGATTAAGCAACAGAGGCAGCTTTTTATTATTTTGCTTTTGTTGATTAAATCTCCGCCTGTTTTCCGATAATGTATGGGTGGAGGTGTTCGTTTTGGATGGATTAGTAACATTGTTTTTGTTGTGGAGTGTTTGGATTTACGCAACATTTATCATGGATAAACGGGAGGAAAACCGATTATCTGTAGCTGTATTAGCATTATTGTTGATTATTACTACCCCTCTTCTAATCCCAGCCTTTTCGGTTACGATTAGCTGTTCGATATTTATTTTGTTACTCATTAATTACTATATTGCGTCCAAACTCCCCCTTCTAAAAAAAACATATCTCGTTTTTTCAGTTATTGCATTAATGTTTGGATATTCGGGTTTTCAATTATTGGAAATGTATGATCCTATTTGGGTTTTCTTTGATCGGAGAGTTTTTTTATCGATTATCTTCCTGTTTTTTTCCTACTTAATTTATCCGTTATCACTTAAGTGGAGGTTTATTTTGATTTGTCTAGGATCAATTCATGGAGAAATTCTATTTGCGATAATAATTTCACGCTGGAATATGCCATATTTAATCGGAACAGCGGTCTATTTTGATATTATTTGCGTAACTTTCATTTGTTTACTAGGAGCACACGGGTTAGTAAAATTGGTCGATATGCTCACGCTACTAAACAAAAAGAAGATTCAGCAATAAGTAACATCAAAAAGCGATTTTATCCATCCGCTTTCTGATGGAAGGAACATAGACCAAGAAAGTCGCGTTCTTGGCAATATTCTGCTGTCCATTATGTGAACATATGCTTCACTGTTTAGTGACTTTCCATATATAGAGGTGGAAGTTTCACTTTATAAAAAACTATGATAACATGAAGTGATAAAAGTGGAGGAGAAACGCTGAATAAAAACGCCACATTTCGTGGTAAGGTCTGTGTAATTTGCATCATGCAGAACTTCTGGGCGCCTGCACACTTGTATATTGTGGACAACTAAACTAGATGACATCTCACACATAGTAAAGTGTATCCGCAAATGACTATATTATAATAAAGAAGAAAAAAGGAAAATTTGAAGCTGATGAATAAATAAATGCATCAAAGGCTGATAATGAATAATTTAACTAAAAAGTGAGTGATGGCATTGGCTAAACCAACTGTGGCGATTGTAGGTCGTCCTAATGTAGGAAAATCGACAATTTTCAATAGAATTGTAGGAGAAAGAATTTCAATCGTAGAAGATACACCAGGTGTTACAAGAGATCGAATATATAGCCCAGGTGACTGGTTAACACATGAATTTAATTTAATTGATACAGGTGGTATTGAAATTGGAGATGCTCCTTTTTTAGAAGAGATTCGACAACAAGCGCATATAGCAATTGAAGAAGCAGACGTAATTATTTTTATCGTAAATAGCAGAGAAGGCGTAACATCTGCTGATGAAGAAGTGGCGAAAATTCTTTATCGATCAAAAAAACCAGTTGTTCTAGCTGTAAATAAAGTAGATAACCCTGAAATGCGGGCGGAGATTTATGACTTTTATGCATTAGGATTTGGCGAACCATTTCCTATTTCTGGATCGCATGGTTTAGGTATCGGAGATCTTTTAGATGAAGTTGTTAAAAGTTTTCCGCTGATAGAAGAGGAAGAATTCGGTGAAGATGTCATTAAATTTAGCTTTATTGGTCGACCGAATGTGGGTAAATCATCACTTGTCAATTCATTACTAGGTGAGGAAAGAGTGATCGTAAGTGACCTCGCAGGAACAACTAGGGATGCAATTGACTCTGCTTACCAATATGAGGATCAAGAATACGTCATTATTGATACCGCGGGGATACGAAAAAAAGGAAAAGTATATGAAGGTACTGAAAAATACAGTGTTCTCCGTGCTTTAAAAGCTATTGAACGCTCTGATGTCGTTCTTGTAGTAATTAATGGTGAAGAAGGCATTCGTGAACAGGACAAAAAAATTGCCGGCTATGCACATGATGCTGGACGGGCCATTCTTATCGTAGTAAATAAATGGGATGCCGTCGAAAAAGACGAAAAAACAATATTGAAATTTGAAGAACAAATTAGGGAACATTTTTTATTTTTAGATTATGCTCCAATTCTATTTGTTTCTGCGAAAACAAAAAAACGCTTAACCAATTTACTACCAGCAATTCAAAAAGCAAACGAAAATCATTCGCAACGTGTGAAGTCTAGTGTTCTAAATGAAGTGATTGTAGATGCCGTTGCAATGAATCCCGCTCCATCATACCAAGGACGTAGACTTAAAGTATATTATGCTACACAAGTTGCTATCAAGCCGCCGACATTTGTCGTATTTGTGAATGATTCTGAAATCATGCACTTTTCTTATGAACGTTTTTTGCGAAATCGAATAAGAGATGCTTTTGGCTTTGAGGGCACGCCGATTAGGATTATAACGAGGCAACGTAACTAAAAAAAATGTTGCAAAATATATGATAATAAGTAGGTGAGCTTAATGCAGAATAAAAAAGAGAAAATTGCAGTTATTGGATCTGGAAGTTGGGGTACAGCATTGGCACTTGTTTTAGCCGATAACAATCATCAGGTTGCTTTATGGACTAGAAATAGTGATCATGCATCAGCTATTAATAGTGAACGTATGAATAAAAAGTATTTGCCCGGTATTCAGCTTCCTGAAACGATTCATGCGAGTACATCTTTAGAAGATGTTCTGGAAAACACCGAGACAGTAGTGATTGCTGTACCTACTAAAGCAATTAGAGATATGATGAGGAAAATTGTATCTATTCAACAATATGCTGCAACATATATCCACGTCAGTAAAGGGATTGAACCTGATTCATTAATGAGAATATCTGAAATGATTGAACAAGAGGTACCACAGCATCTGTTGACGGATGTTGTTGTTCTATCTGGGCCAAGTCATGCTGAAGAAGTGGGACTACGTCATCCGACAACTGTTACGGTTTCGGCAAAAAATATGAAAAATGCAGAGAAGGTTCAAGATTTATTTATGAATCAACATTTTCGCGTTTATACAAACCCGGATTTGATCGGTGTGGAAATAGGTGGGGCCTTAAAAAATATTATTGCACTTGCTGCAGGTATTTCAGATGGTTTAGGCTATGGTGATAATGCGAAGGCTGCGTTAATTACTCGAGGATTATCTGAAATATCACGGCTAGGAACAAAGATGGGTGCAAATCCATTAACATTTTCTGGTTTAGCTGGTATTGGCGACTTGATTGTCACTTGTACAAGTGTGCACTCACGGAATTGGAGAGCGGGGAACCTACTTGGGAAAGGCCAAAAGCTTGAAGATGTGTTAAATAATATGGGAATGGCTGTTGAAGGCGTAAGGACGACTAAGGCGGCACATCAGCTTGCTAAAAAATATCAAGCTAATATGCCTATCACAGAGGCGCTTTATGGCATATTATTTAATGGTGTCAATTCAAAGGCTGCTGTTGATAGATTGATGGGACGTTTGAAAACGAATGAAATGGAAGATCTTGTTGACATATTAAGTGAGCAACTAGAACAATAACAGTCTGCTGGGCAAAAGGTAATGCACAATCGTTTTTTTAGCATATAATGCGGTGAAGTTCATTGCTTAAATAGCAGGTATGGGTATTGTTTGTCGTGTAAGAAGCAAGGGATTTATATCCTTTGCTTCTTCGTATTTCACTAAAGAACTACATAAATGGACATCATTTCGTAAGTATTTAACTGCTTTTATTTTTTTATACATGATATAATTGCTTTTGGAAAATACATAACGAATGCGTTGCTGTAAAACACAAAGCTACGGAGGAAAATAAAATGTCACTATCTATGCAAAAAATGTGGATATCTATTCTTGGTATGATACTTTTAGCGTTGGCAATGTTCACAATCTATATTAGTCGATACAAATTAAATAAAGGTATTTTGAAAATTGTTACTGCTCTTACAGCGTGGATTTTTATGATACTAGGTGGACTGCTCATGCTTTTTGTCGTTTTAACAGGTCCAACAAGTTAAATAAGATGGACAATAAGTAGATTAGAAAGATGATGATAGAAAGGATGACACAATGGATGAAGGTCATTTTCAAGTTGTCTATGTTTATGATGGTATCCATATTATTATCAGGATGCTTTTATCCACAAGATAAGAAAACAGAGAATTTGGTCCCATATGAAGATCAAATAGAAGGTGTACAACTAGCTGTAAATAAATTCCAAGAATCTAATGGAGGTTTATTACCGATTAAAACAAAGGATATGGATACAGATATATATATAAAATATCCTATTGATTTTACTAGGCTTGCACCACAGTACATTTCTAATCCGCCTGGAAATGCGTTTGAGAGCGGAGGAGTGTATCAATATATTTTGATGGATGTTGAAACGAATCCAACTGTAAAGGTAATTGATTTAAGAATGGCTGAGAAAATTCGCGAGATTAAAATAAGAATAAAATCGCAAGGATTTCCACCGTTTAAGGATACGCTAGCAAATAATGTATTCTCACTTGATTATTCTAAATTGGGCTATAAAGCTGAACAATATGTTAGTTCGCCTTATACAAATAATAATCTGCCCCTAGTAATCACTGGGACGGGCGAAATTTACGTTGATTATAGTAGTGATTTATTTCTTCGTTTACAGGAAACTGAACACGAATTCCTTCCCGGAGATGATATTAGACCGATTCTATCTGATCAATCTCCAGTAGCTCCAGCATTTTCATTACCATACACAATTGATGATAATGATGAGCCGGTTTATATGGAAAAATAAGCATAATCCTTCTTCTACACAATATAATGTGGAAGAAGGATTTTTTACTTTTATTTTATTAATAGTCATAACAGAATCGGACAACATCATAAACATATAGTGTCCAATCGTTTTGAAGATAAAATATTTTCAAAACGTAATGATGGGAGGGAACCTCTTGGAAAAGGTGGATATATTTAAAGATATTGCTGAGAGAACAGGCGGAGATATTTATTTAGGTGTTGTAGGGGCGGTTCGGACTGGGAAATCCACATTTATAAAAAAGTTTATGGAACTAGTTGTTTTGCCGAATATTAAAAATGAATCAGATCGAGCTAGAGCACAAGATGAATTGCCTCAGAGTGCTGCCGGAAGAACAATTATGACTACAGAACCGAAATTTGTGCCTAATAACGCAATCTCGGTTCAGGTAGATGCGGGTCTAGATGTAAATGTAAGGCTTGTAGACTGTGTTGGCTATACAGTGCCAGGTGCAAAAGGATATGAGGATGAAAATGGGCCTAGAATGATTACTACGCCCTGGTATGAAGAACCTATATCTTTCCATGAGGCAGCTGAAATAGGAACGAGGAAAGTGATACAAGAGCATTCAGTATTAGGTGTAGTCGTGACGACAGATGGTACGATTGGAGAAATACCTCGTAATGACTATGTAGAAGCGGAAGAGCGCGTCATAGAAGAATTAAAAGAAGTAGGAAAACCGTTTATTATGGTCATTAATTCTGCTCGACCACATAATCAGGAAACGGAAGATTTACGAAAGAAACTTGCCGAGAAATATGATATTCCTGTGCTGGCAATGTCTGTCGAAAGTATGCGTGAATCTGACGTCCTAAATGTTCTAAAAGAAGCATTATATGAATTTCCTGTCCTAGAAGTAAATGTGAATTTACCTAGCTGGGTTATGGTTTTAAATGATAATCACTGGTTAAGATCTAGCTATCAAAATGCGGTAAAAGAAACAGTAAAGGATATTAAACGACTTCGCGATGTAGATCGTGTCGTACAGCAATTTTACGAATTCGATTTTATAGATAATGCGGGACTTGCAGGTGTTGAAATGGGTCAAGGTATTGCAGAAATAGATCTACATGCCCCTGATGATCTGTATGATCAAGTGCTTAAAGAAATCGTTGGTGTCGAAGTTCGAGGGCAAGATCATTTGCTAGAATTAATGCAGGATTTTGCTGATGCAAAACGAGAATACGATCAAATTTCGGATGCCCTTGTAATGGTCCGACAAACAGGATATGGCATCGCCGCACCATCATTAGCTGATATGAGCCTAGATGAACCAGAAATTATCCGACAAGGCTCTAGATTCGGCGTAAGATTGAAGGCAGTTGCACCATCTATTCATATGATTAAAGTGGATGTTGAATCTGAATTCGCTCCAATCATTGGTACGGAAAAACAAAGTGAAGAACTTGTACGGTATTTAATGCAAGACTTCGAAGATGATCCACTATCGATTTGGAATTCGGATATATTTGGCCGGAGTTTGAGTTCACTTGTTAGAGAAGGAATTCAAGCAAAAATAGCGATGATGCCGGAAAATGCCAGATATAAATTAAAAGAGACGCTAGAAAGGATTATTAATGAAGGATCAGGCGGATTAATTGCCATTATTTT harbors:
- a CDS encoding NAD(P)H-dependent glycerol-3-phosphate dehydrogenase; the protein is MQNKKEKIAVIGSGSWGTALALVLADNNHQVALWTRNSDHASAINSERMNKKYLPGIQLPETIHASTSLEDVLENTETVVIAVPTKAIRDMMRKIVSIQQYAATYIHVSKGIEPDSLMRISEMIEQEVPQHLLTDVVVLSGPSHAEEVGLRHPTTVTVSAKNMKNAEKVQDLFMNQHFRVYTNPDLIGVEIGGALKNIIALAAGISDGLGYGDNAKAALITRGLSEISRLGTKMGANPLTFSGLAGIGDLIVTCTSVHSRNWRAGNLLGKGQKLEDVLNNMGMAVEGVRTTKAAHQLAKKYQANMPITEALYGILFNGVNSKAAVDRLMGRLKTNEMEDLVDILSEQLEQ
- a CDS encoding DUF2768 domain-containing protein — its product is MSLSMQKMWISILGMILLALAMFTIYISRYKLNKGILKIVTALTAWIFMILGGLLMLFVVLTGPTS
- the der gene encoding ribosome biogenesis GTPase Der, with protein sequence MAKPTVAIVGRPNVGKSTIFNRIVGERISIVEDTPGVTRDRIYSPGDWLTHEFNLIDTGGIEIGDAPFLEEIRQQAHIAIEEADVIIFIVNSREGVTSADEEVAKILYRSKKPVVLAVNKVDNPEMRAEIYDFYALGFGEPFPISGSHGLGIGDLLDEVVKSFPLIEEEEFGEDVIKFSFIGRPNVGKSSLVNSLLGEERVIVSDLAGTTRDAIDSAYQYEDQEYVIIDTAGIRKKGKVYEGTEKYSVLRALKAIERSDVVLVVINGEEGIREQDKKIAGYAHDAGRAILIVVNKWDAVEKDEKTILKFEEQIREHFLFLDYAPILFVSAKTKKRLTNLLPAIQKANENHSQRVKSSVLNEVIVDAVAMNPAPSYQGRRLKVYYATQVAIKPPTFVVFVNDSEIMHFSYERFLRNRIRDAFGFEGTPIRIITRQRN
- a CDS encoding YphA family membrane protein, with product MDGLVTLFLLWSVWIYATFIMDKREENRLSVAVLALLLIITTPLLIPAFSVTISCSIFILLLINYYIASKLPLLKKTYLVFSVIALMFGYSGFQLLEMYDPIWVFFDRRVFLSIIFLFFSYLIYPLSLKWRFILICLGSIHGEILFAIIISRWNMPYLIGTAVYFDIICVTFICLLGAHGLVKLVDMLTLLNKKKIQQ
- the spoIVA gene encoding stage IV sporulation protein A, with the protein product MEKVDIFKDIAERTGGDIYLGVVGAVRTGKSTFIKKFMELVVLPNIKNESDRARAQDELPQSAAGRTIMTTEPKFVPNNAISVQVDAGLDVNVRLVDCVGYTVPGAKGYEDENGPRMITTPWYEEPISFHEAAEIGTRKVIQEHSVLGVVVTTDGTIGEIPRNDYVEAEERVIEELKEVGKPFIMVINSARPHNQETEDLRKKLAEKYDIPVLAMSVESMRESDVLNVLKEALYEFPVLEVNVNLPSWVMVLNDNHWLRSSYQNAVKETVKDIKRLRDVDRVVQQFYEFDFIDNAGLAGVEMGQGIAEIDLHAPDDLYDQVLKEIVGVEVRGQDHLLELMQDFADAKREYDQISDALVMVRQTGYGIAAPSLADMSLDEPEIIRQGSRFGVRLKAVAPSIHMIKVDVESEFAPIIGTEKQSEELVRYLMQDFEDDPLSIWNSDIFGRSLSSLVREGIQAKIAMMPENARYKLKETLERIINEGSGGLIAIIL